Below is a window of Fimbriimonadaceae bacterium DNA.
GACACTGCCGGAAACTGCCGTCACGCAAGACGAAGCCTTCCAGAGCCCCCGCGATTATCCCTACTTCTCGCCCTAAGGACGACTCAAAGCGACGAGAGGCCTACCGTGGGGATGAAATGAGTAGACTTTTTGGACCATGCGCATCGCCCTCATTCAGCAGTTTGCCGGACTATCAAAACCAGAAAACGTCGAAAAGGGTCTGCGAAATCTGTACAAAGCAAAGGAGCAAGGCGCAGAGTTGGTCTGTTTCGCCGAACTCGCTTTCGAGAGGTTCTATCCACAAAACATCGCAGGCCCCAATCGGGCAGACCTTGCCGAACCCATCCCCGGGCCCACAACGATGGCCTTCCAACAGGCTGCAAAAGAGTGTGGAATCGTTACTATCATCAATCTTTATGAGCAGGATGGAAGCCAATTCTATGACACATCGCCCGTAATCGACGCCGATGGAAAGCTACTTGGCCGCACGCGTATGGTCCACATCACCGACTATCCCTGCTTTCATGAGAAGGGTTACTACACCCCCGGCGATACTGGCGCACCCGTTTACGAGACCGCGGTTGGAAGAGTAGGGGTTGCGATCTGTTACGACCGGCACTACCCGGAATACATGCGTGCCCTTGCCATTGGCGGTGCCGACCTCGTCATCGTCCCCCAAGCCGGAGCCATGGATGAGTGGCCCGATGGACTCTATGAAGCCGAAATGAGGGTAGCTGCATTCCAGAACGGCTATTTCACGGCACTTTGCAACCGGGTAGGCAAAGAGGAGCGGCTGCACTTTGCCGGGGAGTCGTTCGTTTGCGGGCCGGATGGCGTGGTGACCGCCCGCGCACCCAAAGGCGAAGAACACATCCTTATCGCCGATATCGATCTCACCGCCAATGCCGAAAGCTCGGCGCGACGGCTCTTCCTCCCCGACCGCCGGCCCGAACTCTACAAAGACTGGATTTGACCAGGGAGGGAAACCAGATTCCCTCCCCTTCCATTTTCTGGAAATGTCGAAGATCCCGACTGGTCGTGGAGAGGGGAGGGTGGGGAGGTCGCGGGATTTTAGATTTTGGATTTTGGATTGCCGTTTGCTGATTGCAGATTGCCGATTGCTGCTCCCCGCTACTCACTCCCAGCTACTACCCCGTACTCTGCATCGCCGCCGCTAGCCCTGCAATCGTCTGCAGCACCGCCTCACGCCAAACTCCATCCTGCTCATCCTCCGGCAGATCAGCCCAGCGGTCCATCAAAGCCACCTGCATTCGGTTTAATGGCAACACCATCGGATTCCGAAACTCCACCGTTGCCCTCACCGTTTTCGCACTATCCAGCAGCTCCTGCGAACCCGAAAGCTCCAAGATAGATTCCACGCTCCGTCCATATTCGGCCTCAATATCCCCTTGCATCCGTGTGCCAAGAGCCACCGGCTGCACCCGTGCCGAATACATTCGCGACGTTGGTAGATGCGCCCGTACAAGCTCAAGCTGAGCGTTGTCCATGACTGTGCGGAAGAACGGCCACCGGCTGTGCATGTCCGCCAACAGCGGCTTATTGGCATACCCCTGCAAGCCCGTGCCCATCCCATACCAGCCGACCAACACGTGTCGACTCTGCACCCAAGCAAAGTTCCACGGGATCGCCCGAAGCTGGGACATCCCGCCAAGCATCTTGCCCGGACGGAAAACGGGACGAGACGCAATGGTCAGGAGTGAAATGAACTCAATCGGCGTGGCCTGAGAGTAGAAGCTCCAAAAATCCGAATCGTCGTAAACCATCTTTCGATAGGCGTCTCGGGCATCGGCAGAGATCGTTCGCATCGCCTCATGAAACTCGGGCGGATCAGAAACCGCATCTCGCGCCGAAGCGATGATCACCGCGTTGACAATCTGCTCCAGATGTCTATGCGCAATGGGCCGTAACGCGTATCGGAACGAGATCACTTCACCCTGCTCGGTAAAGCGCACCTGCCCTTGGAACGACCCTGGTGGCTGAGAAAGGATGGCCCGGTTCGCGCGGCCCCCTCCTCGCCCAACTGTTCCGCCGCGCCCATGAAAGAGCCGTAGTTTGATCCCAGCCTCGCTGCTCGCCTTTGCAAGTTCGCTTTGCGCCGAGTACAACGCCCAGTTCGCGGCGAGGTAGCCACCGTCTTTGCTGGAGTCGGAATAGCCGAGCATGACTTCCTGACAGCCGCCCCGAGAGCTCAAATGCGAACGATAGATCGGTTGCGCGTAAAGCTCAGCCATCAGCGCCCCTCCCCGCTCAAGATCGCCGACCGTCTCAAAAAGCGGTACCGAATCGATCTCACTGCGCAGGCTCCCATCGGGCTGAACATGGACCAGACCTGCCTCCTTTGCCAGAAGCAGAACCTCAAGAATGTCGCTGATCCCGTGCGTCATTGAGATGACATAAGCTTGGATGCTGTCCTTTGAGAGTAGGCGCTTCGCCCGCTTGATCACGTCGAACACATCCAGTACGTTCCGAACCCTATCATCTGTCGTGAAATCGGCAGGAACCAGCGGCCTCGGGTTCGCAAGCTCCTGCGTTAGAAGCGCCACTCGGTCCGCTTCGCTGAGTTCGGAATAAGCGGGTGTCACCCCCGCCGCAGCCAGCAACGCCGAAACCGCGCGCTCATGCTCTTCCGAGTGCTGTCGAATATCCAGCGTGGCCAGATGGAACCCATAAACCTCGACGCGTCGAAGCAACAGCGGCAACTCGCCAAACTCGGCGGCAAGCTCGCCCTGGTTCTCGCGGAAGCTCTCCATCATCAGTCGAAGGTCGTCGGCAAAGGCTTCGGCGCTGCTGTATCCGATAAGGCTCTCGTGTGGGTGCCCCTTTCGAAGCTCTTCAAGGTCGGTGTGCATCGACCGTAGTCGCGCCAACATCGTGTGGATTTTCAGCACATACCGCTCTTGTGCGTATCGCTCTTGAATCCAAGTCGAAACTTTCGTTTCTTGAATGTCTGCGGCAAGAACTTGCTCAAATCGCTCACTCACCGGGACTAGCCGACTGCTGTTTGTGAGTTGCATCCGAAGTCGGTCGAGGGCGTTGATGTGGTTTTCAAGGATCGCTTGACGGTGATCTAGCAAGGTCTGCCAAGTGACTTCTGGCGTGACCTTGGGGTTACCATCGCGGTCCCCGCCGACCCACGACCGATAGGCAATCAGGTTCGGAATTGTCCAGTCTTTTTCGGGATAGTGCTTGCGGAGGGCGCGGGCAAGGTCGTCATACAGCCACGGCACAACTTCAAAAATCGTCCGCTCAAAGAAGTAAAGCGCGTTCCGAACCTCCTCACGAACCGTGAGCGAGGTGGTGCGCATCTCGTCGGTCTGCCATAGCTGGGTGAGAGCCAGCCGAATCCTGTCGGTGTGTCTCCCCGTCGCGTCCAGCGGGTCTTTGAGGTTACAGCCCTCCCCCGCATCCTCCTCGGCAAGCTCCAGCGCCACCCGCAAAATCTTGTCGAGAACGGCCCTGCGTCGAGCCTCGGTCGGGTGAGCGGTTAGAGTCGGGCAAATCCAAATCTCTTGCAAGAGCGTTTCGACTTCCTCGGCGGTTTTGCCCTGCTGCTTGAGCCACCCAATCGCCTCCGAGATCGACTCGTTGCGGCCCTCCGCGCGGCGAACCCGGTTGATGCGCACAATCTCCTTCTGTTCGGCGACGTTGATGAGCTGAAAAACGACCGTGTAGGCCCGGGCCAAACGCAAAATCCGCTCCGGTGCTTCCGGGAGAGGTGCGCTTGGGTCAGCTACCAACTGCCTTGCCTGAGCCACAAACTCAGGCCCTTCCTGATCCTCCAAGACAGCGCCCAATGCCGCGTCGAGAATCTCAATATCCCGCGACAAAGATTCCGACAGCCCATACTGCCGCGCATTCAAACCAAGAAAGGGTCCAGACATATATGGAGCTTACTATCTTGGTCGAAGCGTCGGCATGGCGGATTGATTCTCAGAAAATGAGGTTGCTGTACAATGGTTCTATGCTTGCCGCCCTTTTCATGACCGTTCTCGCGCAGACCCCGGCGAAGATCGAGGTCGGGAAGCCGATCCCCGACGTTGCCATCCAGGACATGAACGGCAAGACCGTTCGCCTCTCCCAGTTCCGAGGGAAAAAGCTGATCCTCTTCAATTGGGCCTCGTGGTGAGGCTGCCGAGAGCAGCTGCCCGGGTGGCAGGCCTTCGTAGAATTGAACAAGAACCGCGACTTCGTTTTCGCTGCCGTGGCGATGGACGTTGGCGGAATCCCCGCAGCCAAACCCCATTACGACAAGGCAAAAGCAACCTATCTGACGCTGGTCGATTCGCAGAACGCCCTCGCGGATGCCTTCGGTTTCCAGCTCATCCCCAACGGGTTCCTCATCGATGAAGCCGGAGTTCTGCGCTATCAAAAGGTCGGTGGGTTTGAAGTGCGAAGCCCAGCCACTCAAAAAGAGATCGACGCTTTCTTGGCCCTTCCATCCGTAAAGAGCGATGGAACCGGTGTTGAGCCAGTTGATGATCGCGCGATTGAGAGTGATCTGCGCGACGCACTATCGCAAACTCCCAATGACGGTCACGCCAATCTTGAGCTTGGTCGATTCCTGCACCGGCAAGGCAAGTCCCGCGAAGCGCTGCTCTACCTCCGCAGAGCAGCTACCGAGATGCCCAAATCTAGCCCAGCCCAGTTCACCTACGGCTCGGCTTTGCTCGCGACGGGCGACAAGACCAACGCCACGATTCACTTCAAACAGGCCCTCCGATACGATCGCGATAACTTCGTCATCCGCAAGCAGATTTGGATGGTGGAGCATCCTGAGAGATTCCACCCAGAGATCGACTGGAACTGGCAGCGTGAGCAGTTAAAGAAAGAAAAAGAGCAGGAGAAGCTGGATCCTCCTGCTCTTTAGGAATAGGCACCGTTGTGCCTATGCGGCGTCGAGCTCGATGCAGTCCGGGCCGTCGTCTCTGCCGAAGAGAATCTGCGGCACCGCTTCGTCGATCCCGTATATATACTCCGTTGTCAGGAACTTGATCCCTGGTACATCCGACTCGTTGAGCAGTACAGCCAGCGCATAGGTCCAGATGTCCTCTGCGTGGTAGCGCCGATTTGTCTCCCGCATCAGTGCGGTGTATACGACGAACGTCTCGTTGAAGCTCCGCGGCTGAATGACTTCCTGTCGCTGCAGATACTCCGTGATAGCCGTAGCCCCTTCCGATGGGTCACCGGGATAGTAGGTGAAACCCTGCAAATGTTTCTCCTGGATGTACAGCCGATATCCGCGATACATCCCCAGTAGAACATCAATGCAGAGCGGGCCAAATTCCGACATGGCATGTTGCCAAGCGGAGTAGCTTACGATGAGGTTCTTGTTTCGCATGGTCTTTCTCCTTCCCAGCTTCTTTGCTGAGTCGAGATAGTTGTCATTTCTAATCGTACGACAGGTGCCAAGAATTTATACGGGGAGATTCACACAAAATCAGAATAATCTTTGCTATCTTTTGTTAAACAAAGATAATTCTTTAAATCGATAAAGAGTTTTCTTTGTTTCTGATCCCGTTTCACAGAAAATGCGTCTCCTATAAGTGATGACAAAGGATTTCACCTTTGGAGACTTTCTGCTCCAGACAGTTTCCCGGCATTCGCTCTCAAAAACGGAGCTTTACAAGTGGATTCGGGGGCAAGCAAAGGGCGCTGTAAAGACCCCGGAATCGATCCGGGAAAGGCTCGCCTATGCCCGAAAACAAGGGGCCGAGGCTTGGGAGTTTCCTTTTTTTGCCGAGATTGTCAGCTTCTTCGAGCATCACAAAAAGCATGAGACGGCAAGCCGCATTCAGCATATCGTTTTCCAGCAGATGCACGACTTGGGGATGATCGACGACGTCTTGGCGACGGACAAAGATGGTTCGGAAATGTTGCGCTGGCTGATGTTTCCCCCTGTTGATCTGGAGGATTGTCGAGAGGACGTGAATCGATGGATTGAGCGTTGCACCCAGGGCGATCACGCGCGGTATCGACAGGCCATCGCGCTCTACGAACTGTTAGAGGGAAGCCCGACCCATAAGCCGATTCGCAAGTTCATCAGCGTCGATTTGGCACGGATCGCCTTGTACAACGGGGATTATTCCGAGTCGTTTCGGATTTGCCGCATCATCGAACAGTCTTGGCAGGAGAACATTCGCAAGAGCGCTCACCCCGCAAAGAGTGATGTGCATCGGTATCTGCGGGCGCTGCGCATTCTTGCAATGGCCGTAAGCAGCATGTTCTCCTACAGTTCGTTCGAAGCTTCGGACAACTATTTTCGCAAAGCTTCCATCGAGCTTGAGGACTGCCTCGCTAGGGGCTTCATCACCGAGCTCGAATACTGGGAGCACCTTTGTATCATTAACTATCGCCGACTGCGCATGTTTACACGCCTGATGACGAGTGGCAACGCTGCTCATGTTCAACAGCTTGAGGCCGCGATCACCGAGCTTGAAAAGGCGCTAAGCTCCCGCGACAAAGTAGCCAGCGAGACAAGGACCAAAGCGAAACCTTCGACAAAGGACAGAGACCACGAAATCCTACTGAAGGAATCGGCTCCGTACGACACACTGGAGCGAGCCTATGCTTTGATCGCTGCATACCGTTTCGAGCAGGCGCTTGAGGAGCCTGACGAAGATGCCCGGGAGGCCATCCAGTCCACAGCCTTCCAAAGACTCGAAATGAGTAAGCAACACGGCGATGCAGCGGTCAAGCACGGTGGACTGAAGCTGGATCAGACCAGCAGTCTTTACACCGATACAGACTCGATTCTCGGGTTTTTGCGGGCCAGCACGACACGCATTATCGTTTTGTGCGCGAAGCATATGGGCGACCAATCTCCTAGCTCAAACTCACAGGAGGAGATCAAGAACCGAATCCGGGATATCTTCGATGCGGTCGGCCCAACGATGCACCGGCACAGTCAGGAGAGCTTGACTTATGTGGCGCGGTATGTGGACCGAGTGTTTACGAGACGCCCGTTTTCAGGTCAGGGCGGCGCGACAGAAAGCCTGCGTTATTACATCGAGCTCATCTCTTCGCGAACCCATTTGCCGAGACTAGAGCAAGAGTCGCGTGTTTCTCGGGAGCTGCTGTTTGAGGCTGATTCGAGTCCGGTAGAGGAGTCTGCGGAAAGTGCCGCTCCGGCTTGGGATGAGCAGAAGGCGGCCTTGATCTTGGCGAATCGGTTTTCCACTAAAAGTTAGGGCCGTCACCTACGGAGAGTGAAGGCATGGAGTGAGTAGCGATAAGTGGAGATCGGTCTGCCGACGTACGATAGACTTGCGGGATCATGGTGATCTTTGTCGACGTTGACGATACGCTGGTGAGGAGTGCAGGCTCTAAGCGGATGCCAATGCCGGGAGTTGTGCGGCATGTCCGGGAGTTGAAGGAGCAGGGCGCGGAGCTTTACTGTTGGAGCAGTGGGGGCGGAGAGTATGCCCGGCAAAGCGCGCAAGAGCTTGGGATTTCAGACTGTTTTGTTGCGTTCTTGCCTAAGCCTGAGGTGATGATAGACGATCAGGCGGTGGCTGATTGGCGGCGGTGTATTACGGTGCATCCATCAGAATGCGCAGGCAGGAGCGTCGAAGATTATCAGGATGCAGTGGCAGAGCGATCACGAAGTGGATTGTAAGGGTTGGGCCATAGACTGAGGTTCGAGGAGCACTGTCCTCAGCGACCCTAAATCAGGACATTGAGGACAATGTCTCTCCAGCTAACGCACGCGAAACGTGGGCTTAAGCCACGGCTACAGTTGCAGGTTGAAAGGCAGTGTCAAATCCAGAGTCCCCCATGTCGAACGAGACTTGATCCAATAATAGAAGTAACACATCTATGCTTAACCCCAAACTCCCGGCCCTGGTTCTCGCTCCGATGGACGGCATCACCGATGCCCCCATGCGGGCGTTCTTGGGTGCGTCGGGAGCGTTTTCGTATGCGGTTTCCGAGTTTGTCCGGGTGAGCGTTGAGCCTTTGCCTGCCAAGGTGTTCCGACGGGAGATCCCCGAGATTTGCACGGGCGGCAGAACGGAAACTAGAATGCCGGTACAGGTTCAAATCTTGGGCGGTGATCCCGAGCGGATGGCGATTTCGGCGGTGAATGCCTGCAAAGCAGGGGCCACATCCATCGATATCAACTTCGGGTGTCCCGCCCCAACGGTCAACCGCCATGATGGCGGCGCATCTTTGCTGAGGTATCCGTGCCGGGTGCGGGATGTCGTGTCGGCGGTCCGGGATGCGGTTCCGGCTGAGGTTTCGGTTTCGGCAAAGCTGAGGCTGGGCTGGGAGTCGATTGACGAAATTTATGAGAACGCGACGATGGCGGCTGAAGGAGGTGCGGCTTGGCTGACGATTCATGCCCGAACGAAGATGCAGGGGTATGCCCCACCCGTGTATTACGAACCGATTGGGAAGGTTCGGGAAAGCCTTGGCATTCCGGTTGTGGCGAACGGGGACATTTGGTCGCTTGACGACTTTAAGCGGTGTCAGGACATGACCGGCTGTCTGCACTTTATGATCGGGCGGAGCGCGCTGGCGAACCCGTCACTGCCGCATCAGATTGCGGTTGAGCTTGGGATTGCGGGACCGAGGTCGGTGGTTTTTGCCGAGCAAGAGCCGGATTGGATCAGCCTGTTTGGGGTGTTTCTCGAGTTTACAGAGAAGTATTGTGGGGCGGCGCCCAAGCGGGAGCTTTCCCGGCTGAAACAGTGGCTAAAGCTGGCCAGCAGCTACGGCAGCTTCCGACATTTTGATACGGTGAAGTATTCGCAGACGCTGGAGGAATTGTTTGAGCAGTTGCGGGCAGTCGATTGCGCGTCCGAGTCGGAACCGTTGCTCGCGGTGGTGTAGTTCAAGCTTCTTTCTCCGGGTTGAGTCCTCTGTGAACTCTCCGCGTGTGCGTGAGCTCCTGTCTTGTTTCTCGCAAAGACGCCAAGGCGCAAAGCCTGTTCAAACGATTGTGGTGCAGGTATCCTTGCCTGCGCCTTGCGGTGTCGTACGCAACGACGAAGCGTTACCCTCCCAGATGGACCCTCCACCGCAAGCGGGTGGAAGATCAGCTATCAGCTAATCGGCTATCGGTGATCAGCGAGCAGCGATCGGAGGGCGGAAGCTGGTGTAAATCGTTGTTTTAAAGGGTGGGTAAAGCTGGGCGCTACCGCACGAGGGGGCGGGGTGAGACTCCCGTCTTTGTAAGTTTGACGGGGAGGATTCTGCCCTGCTCATCAAACTCCATCCAGTCCAGACAAACCACACGATGGTCCCTTGCCGACTCGGTGAGCGGACGTCGATGGTAGCAAATCACCCATTCATCGGTTCCAGGGATTTGAAGAACCGAGTGGTGCCCGGCGCTGGTGGCAACTTCAGGGTCACTCTTCAGCACAACCCCCTCTCGCACGAACGGTCCGAATGGGGAATCTGACCGAGCATACGCCACGCTGTAAGAAGGATCGCCCCAACCCCCTTCTGACCACATAAAGTAGTACACGCCGTTGCGTTTGAGCATGAACGGCCCTTCGACATAGTTCTCGGGTGTGATCTCTCGGAACTCCCCAACGGTCGACACCATGTCCTCACCCAGTTCAACCACGACTGCATGCTTCCAGCCACCGTAGTACAGATAGGCTTTGCCGTCGTCATCAATGAAGGCATGAGCGTCGATAGGCTGTGCGCCGTGGTGATACTCCTCGATGAGCGGCTTGCCGAGGACATCGAAGAACGGTCCGGCAGGATGCTCCGCTTGGGCGACCCCTATGCCGGCTCCGTCACCGGCGGAAAAGTAAAGGAAATATGGGCCATTCTTGTATGTAACGGACGGAGCCCATGCTGCACGGTTGGTACTCCAAGGCACATTTGCAAAGTCAAGAATGCGGCCCTCATTACGCCAACCAGTGAGATCGCTGGACGACCAAACGTCGAAGAACGTTTGATCCTCGTAGGCCGCAGAAAAGGTTGGATAGATATAGTATCGACCGTCGAATACGTGGATTTCGGGGTCGGCCCACCAGCCAGGAAACAGGGGATTGCCGGAAGATTGGGGCGTCATGTTGGCGCGCAGAGAGTACCTGCCTAGCGCTTGCAAGGTCTTTTGCGTGAGCGCTATTTGGCGATGGGCTTTCGTGCTTTGAGATCGTAGAACGTACCGGCGGGATAGGCGTCGTAATCGGGTTCTCCCTCTTTTCGGGGTTTTCTGGTGTCGTAAAAATGCACTTTGCCCCTACCCATGACTTCGGCGGTGCTGCCCTGGACGACAATCGCGGTGGCTTCATCGAGGCCGATGCCGAGGAATTGGGGGTAGGTTTTCATCAGTGCGGTCATGTCGCCGAAGCGGTTGCGGGCGGAGAAGTGCTGATCAATGGCGACGCCGGGCAGGAAGCCAAGACCTCGCTCGTAGCCTTCGCACATCATGATCTGCGGGCCTGCGGGCGCTCCGCGCACAAGGTAGTCGCCTTGGATGGTTGCCCCTGCCGAAGAGCCAGCGATGACACCGCCTCGGTTTAAGACGTCCTTGAAGAGTTGTGGCAGTTTGGTGCCTTCGTAGGCGTCGATGAAGTTCCACTGCCGACCGCCTCCAAACCAGACGCCGGTTGCTTTTTTAAGCACCTCAATCGTCTTCGGGTCTTCGAGCTTATCCTTTTCGCGGTCGGGGATAACGGTCACGTTTTTTGCTCCCATTCGCGTTAGAAATGCGGCTTCACGCTCGACATTGATGGGGTCGGGCATGGAGATGGGGAGGACGACGAAGTGTCCATCTTCACCACCGCCAGCGTCGATAAAGCGCTTGGCGATGTCTTGGGGCATGCCTCCCCCGCCAACGATGACGAGGGTGCCTTTAGGAACGTTGGGCAGGTCTGGCTGCTTTGGGGGCCAAGGATCGCTGAGAGTTCTTTGCATGGCGGCGCGGCGCCACTCGTTGTAGTCCGCCCGCGTGCGGCCCGACAGCAGAAGACTTCGCGTTTCGCGTGTGCTGGACTTTGCAAGCCGAAGAAGGACGTTTCCTGTCCCTACGTTGGTGATCGCCCGCTTTTCGATCTTGAGGGCGGCTTCGGAAGGGATGTAGATGCCGATGAGGCCAGGCGATGGTGTGTCGTTAGCGGACTTGAGGAACTGAAAGCCATCGGGAGCGGTGTCGTTTTCGGCGATAAGAACCGTCGCTTCCTCACTCTTTTCCACTCCTTCGGGCATCGTCTTTGCCACGATCACGACGGGTTTAGCAAGACCATAGGGCGACAGATGTTCAAGGTCAACACTTTCGCTGGAGATAATGGCGGGGGCGAAAACAAAGAGGAGGGAGGCGATGAACATGGGTGAGCCTTCACAGATGGACTGTGCTGATATCAGTATAAGCCTACGCTGTACGAATGGCGATTGTTAGCCTTGCGAATTCGGATGTCCAGTTGTGGGGGCGTGATCTTGTGAAGCCTGCGGAACGTGAGAAGACCCTGGGTCTAAACAAAGAAAAACCCCAATCCTTCGGTTGGGGCTTTTCCTTTCCACCTAATAGAGATGGGTTGGTTACGCTTTCTTTCGTCGGCGAATGAGGGCCATTGCGCCGATGCCGAGAACAGCCATAGTTGCCGGTTCTGGAACCGGGTTAGCGCCGAACTGAGCATTGTCGACAAATGCCAGACCATTATGGGCGCTGCTGCTGCTCCAGTCGGAGACAA
It encodes the following:
- a CDS encoding tRNA-dihydrouridine synthase family protein; this translates as MLNPKLPALVLAPMDGITDAPMRAFLGASGAFSYAVSEFVRVSVEPLPAKVFRREIPEICTGGRTETRMPVQVQILGGDPERMAISAVNACKAGATSIDINFGCPAPTVNRHDGGASLLRYPCRVRDVVSAVRDAVPAEVSVSAKLRLGWESIDEIYENATMAAEGGAAWLTIHARTKMQGYAPPVYYEPIGKVRESLGIPVVANGDIWSLDDFKRCQDMTGCLHFMIGRSALANPSLPHQIAVELGIAGPRSVVFAEQEPDWISLFGVFLEFTEKYCGAAPKRELSRLKQWLKLASSYGSFRHFDTVKYSQTLEELFEQLRAVDCASESEPLLAVV
- a CDS encoding redoxin domain-containing protein; this translates as MLAALFMTVLAQTPAKIEVGKPIPDVAIQDMNGKTVRLSQFRGKKLILFNWASW
- a CDS encoding glycoside hydrolase family 43 protein codes for the protein MTPQSSGNPLFPGWWADPEIHVFDGRYYIYPTFSAAYEDQTFFDVWSSSDLTGWRNEGRILDFANVPWSTNRAAWAPSVTYKNGPYFLYFSAGDGAGIGVAQAEHPAGPFFDVLGKPLIEEYHHGAQPIDAHAFIDDDGKAYLYYGGWKHAVVVELGEDMVSTVGEFREITPENYVEGPFMLKRNGVYYFMWSEGGWGDPSYSVAYARSDSPFGPFVREGVVLKSDPEVATSAGHHSVLQIPGTDEWVICYHRRPLTESARDHRVVCLDWMEFDEQGRILPVKLTKTGVSPRPLVR
- the ppc gene encoding phosphoenolpyruvate carboxylase; the protein is MSGPFLGLNARQYGLSESLSRDIEILDAALGAVLEDQEGPEFVAQARQLVADPSAPLPEAPERILRLARAYTVVFQLINVAEQKEIVRINRVRRAEGRNESISEAIGWLKQQGKTAEEVETLLQEIWICPTLTAHPTEARRRAVLDKILRVALELAEEDAGEGCNLKDPLDATGRHTDRIRLALTQLWQTDEMRTTSLTVREEVRNALYFFERTIFEVVPWLYDDLARALRKHYPEKDWTIPNLIAYRSWVGGDRDGNPKVTPEVTWQTLLDHRQAILENHINALDRLRMQLTNSSRLVPVSERFEQVLAADIQETKVSTWIQERYAQERYVLKIHTMLARLRSMHTDLEELRKGHPHESLIGYSSAEAFADDLRLMMESFRENQGELAAEFGELPLLLRRVEVYGFHLATLDIRQHSEEHERAVSALLAAAGVTPAYSELSEADRVALLTQELANPRPLVPADFTTDDRVRNVLDVFDVIKRAKRLLSKDSIQAYVISMTHGISDILEVLLLAKEAGLVHVQPDGSLRSEIDSVPLFETVGDLERGGALMAELYAQPIYRSHLSSRGGCQEVMLGYSDSSKDGGYLAANWALYSAQSELAKASSEAGIKLRLFHGRGGTVGRGGGRANRAILSQPPGSFQGQVRFTEQGEVISFRYALRPIAHRHLEQIVNAVIIASARDAVSDPPEFHEAMRTISADARDAYRKMVYDDSDFWSFYSQATPIEFISLLTIASRPVFRPGKMLGGMSQLRAIPWNFAWVQSRHVLVGWYGMGTGLQGYANKPLLADMHSRWPFFRTVMDNAQLELVRAHLPTSRMYSARVQPVALGTRMQGDIEAEYGRSVESILELSGSQELLDSAKTVRATVEFRNPMVLPLNRMQVALMDRWADLPEDEQDGVWREAVLQTIAGLAAAMQSTG
- a CDS encoding cyanophycinase, which produces MFIASLLFVFAPAIISSESVDLEHLSPYGLAKPVVIVAKTMPEGVEKSEEATVLIAENDTAPDGFQFLKSANDTPSPGLIGIYIPSEAALKIEKRAITNVGTGNVLLRLAKSSTRETRSLLLSGRTRADYNEWRRAAMQRTLSDPWPPKQPDLPNVPKGTLVIVGGGGMPQDIAKRFIDAGGGEDGHFVVLPISMPDPINVEREAAFLTRMGAKNVTVIPDREKDKLEDPKTIEVLKKATGVWFGGGRQWNFIDAYEGTKLPQLFKDVLNRGGVIAGSSAGATIQGDYLVRGAPAGPQIMMCEGYERGLGFLPGVAIDQHFSARNRFGDMTALMKTYPQFLGIGLDEATAIVVQGSTAEVMGRGKVHFYDTRKPRKEGEPDYDAYPAGTFYDLKARKPIAK
- a CDS encoding HAD family hydrolase, whose protein sequence is MVIFVDVDDTLVRSAGSKRMPMPGVVRHVRELKEQGAELYCWSSGGGEYARQSAQELGISDCFVAFLPKPEVMIDDQAVADWRRCITVHPSECAGRSVEDYQDAVAERSRSGL